A genome region from Mesorhizobium sp. B2-1-8 includes the following:
- a CDS encoding nitroreductase, giving the protein MASPIIDFLLTRNSAPIPDLREPAPGDADIATMIAAATRVPDHGRLEPWRFILYRGEARIEIGKKLAALAEQREGPLPEGRRNQELARFSRAPLVIGVVSIARENPKIPQWEMFLSGGMAAMNLMIAANALGYGTNMISNWYSDVPEGRAILGLAPRERVVGFVHIGSYAGPAPERPRPDPAKLYADYAGPWAG; this is encoded by the coding sequence ATGGCGTCGCCGATCATCGACTTCCTGCTGACCCGAAATTCAGCGCCGATTCCCGACCTCAGGGAGCCGGCGCCCGGCGATGCCGATATCGCGACGATGATTGCCGCCGCCACACGCGTGCCCGACCATGGACGGCTCGAACCTTGGCGCTTCATCCTCTATCGCGGCGAAGCCCGCATCGAGATCGGCAAAAAGCTGGCGGCCCTGGCCGAACAACGTGAGGGGCCGTTGCCGGAAGGCCGTCGCAACCAGGAACTGGCGCGTTTCTCGCGCGCGCCGCTTGTGATCGGTGTCGTGTCTATTGCCAGGGAGAACCCAAAAATCCCGCAATGGGAGATGTTCCTGTCCGGAGGCATGGCGGCGATGAACCTGATGATCGCGGCCAATGCGCTCGGCTATGGCACCAACATGATCAGCAACTGGTATTCCGATGTGCCGGAGGGCAGGGCGATTCTCGGACTGGCACCTCGGGAGCGCGTCGTCGGCTTTGTCCATATCGGCTCCTATGCCGGTCCGGCACCGGAGCGGCCACGGCCCGATCCGGCAAAACTCTACGCCGACTACGCCGGGCCTTGGGCGGGCTGA
- a CDS encoding MaoC family dehydratase — translation MAGLYLEEFVVGHVFQHTLRKTVTESDNMLFSVMTLNPQPLHIDFDFAAKSEWGKPLVNSLFTLGLMIGISVNDITVGTTVANLGMKETVFPHPVFHGDTIRVETTVISVRESRSKPDRGIVEFEHRAYNQHGDLVAKCTRQAMMLKKAA, via the coding sequence ATGGCCGGGCTATATCTCGAGGAGTTTGTCGTCGGCCACGTCTTCCAGCACACGCTGCGCAAGACCGTCACTGAAAGCGACAACATGCTGTTTTCGGTGATGACGCTGAACCCGCAGCCGCTGCATATCGACTTCGACTTCGCCGCCAAGAGCGAATGGGGCAAGCCGCTGGTCAACTCGCTGTTCACCCTCGGCCTGATGATCGGCATTTCGGTCAACGACATCACCGTCGGCACCACTGTCGCCAATCTCGGCATGAAGGAAACCGTGTTTCCGCATCCGGTATTTCATGGCGACACCATCCGTGTCGAAACAACGGTGATTTCGGTGCGCGAATCCAGGTCGAAACCCGATCGCGGCATCGTCGAATTCGAGCATCGCGCCTATAACCAGCATGGCGATCTCGTCGCCAAATGCACGAGACAAGCGATGATGCTGAAGAAGGCGGCCTGA
- the yidD gene encoding membrane protein insertion efficiency factor YidD, with the protein MGDQHEHAHTASRRGRNWPGPWRKTPGRLLGTSLVRLYQLTLSGFVGNSCRHLPTCSEYAHEAIARHGLWAGGWMGLFRVLRCGPFGTHGIDLVPEVLASRYVWFMPWRYWRIGRKRGEARG; encoded by the coding sequence GTGGGCGACCAACACGAGCATGCGCATACGGCGTCGAGGCGCGGCCGCAACTGGCCTGGTCCGTGGCGCAAGACGCCCGGCCGTTTGCTCGGCACGTCGCTCGTGCGACTTTACCAGCTGACGCTGTCCGGTTTTGTCGGCAATTCCTGCCGTCATCTGCCGACCTGTTCGGAATACGCGCATGAGGCGATCGCCCGCCATGGCCTTTGGGCCGGCGGCTGGATGGGGTTGTTCCGCGTGCTGCGCTGCGGCCCATTCGGCACGCACGGCATCGACCTCGTGCCGGAAGTGCTGGCGTCCCGTTACGTCTGGTTCATGCCCTGGCGGTACTGGCGGATTGGCCGTAAGCGCGGAGAAGCCCGGGGGTGA
- the blaOXA gene encoding class D beta-lactamase gives MRNIDRLPFIFAGVLFLLAWLLGFPMRAQSAPLGDVRCTLIADAQSGKMLYQEGTCDQRFSPASTFKVPLSLIGYDAGILSDEHTPSWDYKPEFNAVKRDRKTVDPTIWERDSIIWFSREITRKLGAEKFAGYISKFNYGNTDVSGDPGKDDGLTHSWVNSSLEITPVEQVAFLRQLLAGTMPVSAKAHEMTRAIIPSFKAGDWAVQGKTGSTRLGEGGKDKRSLGWFVGWARKDGRQIVFARLVVDTKRTDMPKGLATRAAFLKDLPQLIK, from the coding sequence ATGCGCAACATCGACCGTCTTCCCTTCATCTTTGCCGGAGTCCTGTTCCTGCTCGCCTGGCTGTTGGGATTTCCAATGCGCGCTCAATCGGCGCCGCTCGGGGATGTGCGTTGTACCCTCATCGCCGATGCCCAGAGCGGCAAGATGCTTTACCAGGAGGGTACCTGCGACCAGCGCTTCAGCCCGGCATCGACATTCAAGGTGCCACTTTCGCTGATTGGCTATGATGCCGGCATCCTGAGCGACGAGCACACGCCAAGCTGGGACTATAAACCCGAATTCAACGCGGTGAAGCGGGATCGGAAAACCGTCGATCCGACGATATGGGAACGCGATTCCATCATCTGGTTCTCACGCGAGATCACCCGCAAGCTCGGAGCTGAGAAATTCGCCGGCTATATATCTAAGTTCAACTATGGCAACACTGACGTTTCCGGCGATCCCGGCAAGGATGACGGGCTCACCCATTCCTGGGTCAACTCTTCGCTCGAGATCACGCCGGTCGAACAGGTTGCCTTCCTGCGGCAACTGCTCGCCGGCACAATGCCGGTGTCGGCCAAGGCGCATGAAATGACGCGGGCCATCATACCTAGCTTCAAGGCCGGCGATTGGGCCGTTCAGGGCAAGACCGGCAGCACCAGGCTCGGCGAGGGCGGCAAGGACAAGCGCTCGCTCGGCTGGTTTGTCGGCTGGGCGCGGAAAGACGGCCGCCAGATCGTGTTCGCCCGGCTCGTCGTCGATACGAAGCGGACCGACATGCCGAAGGGGTTGGCGACACGGGCCGCGTTCCTGAAAGACCTGCCGCAGCTGATTAAGTGA
- a CDS encoding HpcH/HpaI aldolase/citrate lyase family protein: MRSLLFVPGDSERKLEKGFGAGADVVIVDLEDSVASHNKAHAREIAARFILERRGQTSSAIYIRVNDLSTGLTDDDLAKLVPARPDGIMLPKSNSGQDVQQLAAKLRVREAENDLRDGSIKILPIITETPAGVLAASTYAGASARLAGLTWGAEDLSAAVGARAARDERGRYTDVFRFARTMAILAAGAAEVAAIDTVFPNFRDTAAFAAECAEAERDGFTGKMAIHPDQVPVINTAFTPSAEAVKQSAAIVAAFEAAGNPGVVGIDGKMFDRPHLRLAERLLARARAAGISV; encoded by the coding sequence ATGCGCTCGTTGCTGTTCGTTCCCGGCGATTCCGAGCGGAAGCTGGAAAAGGGATTTGGTGCCGGTGCCGACGTGGTCATCGTCGATCTCGAGGACTCCGTGGCGTCGCACAACAAGGCGCATGCACGCGAGATCGCGGCGCGCTTCATCCTCGAACGCAGGGGGCAAACCAGCTCGGCGATCTATATCAGGGTCAACGACCTCTCGACCGGGTTGACGGACGACGATCTTGCCAAGCTCGTTCCGGCAAGGCCGGACGGCATCATGCTGCCAAAATCGAACAGCGGCCAGGATGTGCAGCAACTCGCGGCCAAGCTCAGGGTCCGGGAGGCCGAGAACGATCTGCGCGACGGTTCGATAAAAATCCTGCCGATCATCACCGAAACTCCGGCGGGCGTGCTGGCGGCATCGACCTATGCCGGAGCGAGCGCGCGGCTTGCCGGTCTCACCTGGGGGGCCGAGGATCTGTCGGCCGCGGTCGGCGCGCGCGCCGCCCGCGACGAGCGTGGCCGCTACACGGACGTGTTTCGCTTCGCCCGCACCATGGCCATCCTTGCCGCGGGCGCGGCGGAAGTCGCGGCGATCGATACCGTGTTTCCGAATTTTCGCGACACGGCGGCCTTCGCCGCGGAATGCGCCGAGGCCGAGCGTGACGGCTTCACCGGCAAGATGGCGATCCACCCTGATCAGGTGCCCGTCATCAACACTGCCTTCACGCCCTCGGCCGAGGCGGTGAAGCAGTCGGCGGCCATCGTGGCGGCATTCGAGGCAGCCGGAAATCCCGGCGTCGTCGGCATCGACGGCAAGATGTTCGACCGCCCGCATCTGCGGCTGGCCGAACGCCTACTGGCGCGCGCAAGGGCGGCCGGTATATCCGTCTGA
- a CDS encoding flavin reductase family protein has translation MFYEPSKGHGLPHDPSKAIVAPRPIGWISTLNKAGEVNLAPYSFFNAVSTRPFIVWFSSEGEKDSASFAQETGEFVANLVSRDLAEKMNYTSVDAPRGVNEFVYADLAMAPSRLVRPPRVAAAPAALECRVTEVFRPKALDGSSTSAFVVAGEVIGVHIDDAFLKDGLFDITKAGNVARLGYMEYASVDEVFSMRRPRWEQK, from the coding sequence ATGTTCTACGAGCCGTCCAAGGGGCACGGGCTGCCGCACGATCCTTCGAAGGCGATCGTGGCGCCGCGCCCGATCGGCTGGATATCGACGCTGAACAAGGCCGGTGAGGTCAATCTCGCGCCATACTCGTTCTTCAATGCCGTCTCGACCCGGCCTTTCATCGTCTGGTTTTCCTCCGAGGGCGAGAAGGACAGCGCCTCGTTTGCGCAGGAAACCGGCGAGTTCGTCGCCAATCTGGTCAGCCGCGACCTTGCGGAGAAGATGAATTACACGTCCGTCGACGCACCGCGTGGCGTCAACGAGTTCGTCTATGCCGATCTCGCCATGGCGCCCTCGCGTCTCGTCAGGCCGCCGCGTGTGGCTGCAGCGCCCGCCGCGCTCGAATGCCGGGTGACGGAAGTGTTTCGCCCAAAGGCGCTGGACGGATCGTCGACGAGCGCCTTCGTCGTCGCCGGTGAGGTGATCGGCGTGCACATCGACGATGCTTTCCTGAAAGACGGCCTGTTCGACATCACCAAGGCCGGCAATGTCGCTCGTCTCGGCTACATGGAGTACGCCAGCGTCGATGAGGTCTTTTCGATGCGCCGGCCGCGCTGGGAACAAAAGTAG
- a CDS encoding FUSC family protein, whose product MTWARLKIYFETSLAGLTQPTRSDWIFALRTVSAGMIALLVAYALKLDHPQWAMMTVFIVAQPVAGMVLAKGFYRLLGTLAGGVAAIGITMAFGTGPWILVTVLAVWIGICTFVSSLLRNPEAYGAALAGYTAMIIGLPAFGQPHLVVDLAVARCAEIVLGIVCAGLTSRLILPKLASDAIISRLKRCILDLATYAGGAFSGGDRATLIGLHRKLVADTQTLGEMRAYARLEAPSFAPRAHPVRRTIGQLLSALSAARALYSHAAPKNAALIPVRSELQALVSELAAKPGALDDTSPWLARLDAISTRARQMPDTSADQGEDRVGTITRLTIAADFAEALKQVLRGLDALRAPVTRRPGPGSQQPALVVHRDYPGAARNAIRAAVATLLVAAFWLTTKWSEAAGTVILVAVVSSLFAARPDPVQVSWGFFKGTLLALPFAFLVGQVALPALPGFGWFMLFVVPIMVPAALAMANPRYVGVATAFAINFLAFLSPHQAMTYDPGPFFAGSASILVGILLAIGVFIVVLPADPWLAADRIVRAMREDLARLCLHERVPRRSAFESLAYDRVNQLMPLVQNSGRKGEAVLGGGVASVTVGLEILRLRTASQNHAIPSETALSIANFLRGLARELLFRAPGDPQTATIAVARQYAAGIAQRNATGDMLQIAASLRIIAAAMEDFPDFFARDKT is encoded by the coding sequence GTGACCTGGGCGCGGCTGAAAATCTATTTCGAGACGAGCCTGGCTGGGCTGACGCAACCGACGCGCTCGGACTGGATTTTTGCCCTGCGCACCGTTTCGGCCGGCATGATCGCGCTTCTCGTCGCCTATGCGCTGAAGCTCGACCATCCGCAATGGGCGATGATGACGGTGTTCATCGTCGCCCAGCCGGTTGCCGGCATGGTGCTCGCGAAAGGCTTCTACCGGCTGCTCGGCACGCTTGCCGGCGGCGTCGCGGCAATCGGCATCACCATGGCGTTCGGCACCGGCCCCTGGATTCTGGTGACGGTACTTGCCGTCTGGATTGGCATTTGCACCTTCGTCTCGTCGCTGCTGCGCAATCCCGAAGCCTATGGCGCCGCACTTGCCGGCTATACCGCCATGATCATCGGCCTGCCCGCCTTCGGACAGCCGCATCTGGTCGTTGACCTCGCGGTCGCGCGCTGTGCCGAGATCGTGCTCGGCATCGTTTGCGCCGGCCTCACCAGCCGGTTGATCCTGCCAAAACTGGCCAGCGACGCCATCATCTCGCGGCTGAAACGCTGCATTCTCGACCTCGCCACTTACGCTGGCGGTGCGTTCTCCGGCGGCGATCGGGCAACGCTCATCGGCCTGCACCGGAAGCTTGTCGCCGACACCCAGACGCTTGGCGAGATGCGCGCCTATGCCAGGCTCGAAGCGCCGAGCTTCGCGCCTCGCGCGCATCCGGTGCGACGCACCATCGGACAGCTGCTCTCGGCCCTTTCGGCGGCGCGTGCGCTCTATTCGCATGCCGCTCCGAAAAACGCAGCCCTCATCCCGGTACGCTCGGAGCTGCAGGCCCTTGTCAGCGAACTGGCAGCCAAGCCGGGAGCTCTGGACGATACCTCGCCCTGGTTGGCGCGACTCGACGCGATCTCGACCAGGGCCCGGCAAATGCCCGATACCTCGGCCGACCAAGGTGAGGACAGGGTCGGGACCATCACGCGCCTCACTATAGCGGCCGACTTCGCCGAGGCGCTGAAACAGGTGTTGCGCGGCCTCGACGCCTTGCGCGCGCCGGTCACCCGCCGGCCAGGTCCCGGCAGCCAGCAGCCGGCACTGGTGGTGCATCGCGACTATCCCGGTGCCGCGCGCAACGCCATCCGCGCGGCCGTTGCCACGCTGCTGGTCGCGGCATTCTGGCTGACGACGAAGTGGTCGGAAGCGGCCGGCACCGTCATCCTCGTTGCCGTCGTGTCGAGCCTGTTTGCCGCACGGCCCGACCCCGTGCAGGTATCCTGGGGGTTCTTCAAGGGAACGCTGCTCGCTTTGCCCTTTGCCTTTCTCGTCGGTCAGGTCGCGCTTCCCGCTTTGCCCGGCTTCGGCTGGTTCATGCTGTTCGTCGTGCCCATCATGGTGCCGGCGGCGCTCGCCATGGCCAATCCGCGCTATGTCGGCGTGGCGACCGCCTTCGCCATCAATTTCCTGGCCTTCCTCAGCCCGCATCAGGCGATGACCTACGATCCCGGCCCCTTCTTCGCCGGCTCGGCATCGATCCTGGTCGGCATATTGCTGGCGATCGGCGTCTTCATTGTCGTATTGCCGGCGGATCCATGGCTCGCGGCCGACCGCATCGTGCGGGCCATGCGCGAGGATTTGGCGCGGCTTTGCCTGCACGAGCGCGTGCCGAGGCGTTCAGCCTTCGAGAGCCTCGCTTATGACCGGGTCAATCAGTTGATGCCGCTGGTGCAGAATTCCGGCAGGAAGGGCGAGGCGGTGCTGGGCGGCGGCGTCGCCTCCGTCACGGTCGGCCTGGAGATCCTGCGGCTGCGCACTGCCAGCCAAAACCATGCCATCCCATCGGAAACGGCGCTTTCAATCGCCAACTTCCTGAGGGGATTGGCGCGCGAGCTGCTTTTTCGTGCCCCTGGCGATCCGCAAACAGCAACCATCGCCGTCGCCCGGCAGTATGCGGCAGGCATCGCCCAGCGAAATGCCACCGGCGACATGCTGCAGATCGCAGCGTCCCTGCGCATCATCGCCGCGGCGATGGAGGATTTCCCGGATTTCTTCGCGAGGGACAAAACCTAA
- a CDS encoding lysophospholipid acyltransferase family protein — MLKLKSRERPFPELSYANPHQPALARWFIHSVEGLSGRDRFAALYEFWRHQVVPTGERVFSRMLDLIDVGVRTPDQWPPAHLPDTPLVIIANHPFGIGDGIAVLSLAEQLGRPFRVMIHKDLLRIREMGPYSLPIDFSETKDAVKNNMAVRHEAVRLLKEGVTIVVFPAGGVATAPNGFGRARDLPWKMFPARLVQEAKASVIPMHFSGQNGRLFHLVSGPMNMAERDGRVAKFVGKASLTLRTSLLIREFARLSGKAIDVRVGNVLSWSELEPLRDRKALLDRLYRGVFDLAPELPRRRIPFLPARTKLAA, encoded by the coding sequence ATGCTCAAGCTGAAATCGCGCGAACGACCGTTCCCCGAGCTTTCCTACGCCAATCCGCACCAGCCGGCTCTGGCGCGCTGGTTCATTCATTCGGTGGAAGGCCTTTCGGGCCGCGACCGGTTTGCCGCGCTCTATGAATTCTGGCGCCATCAGGTTGTGCCGACCGGTGAGCGTGTGTTCAGCCGCATGCTGGACCTCATCGATGTGGGCGTGCGAACCCCCGACCAATGGCCGCCCGCGCACTTGCCCGACACGCCGCTGGTAATCATCGCCAACCATCCCTTCGGCATTGGCGACGGCATCGCCGTGCTGTCACTGGCAGAGCAACTCGGGCGACCTTTCCGAGTGATGATCCACAAGGATCTGCTCAGGATTCGCGAGATGGGACCTTATTCGCTGCCAATCGACTTTTCCGAGACCAAGGACGCGGTGAAAAACAACATGGCGGTGCGCCATGAGGCGGTGCGGCTGCTGAAGGAGGGCGTCACCATCGTGGTGTTTCCGGCTGGTGGCGTTGCCACGGCGCCAAACGGTTTTGGCCGCGCGCGCGACTTGCCATGGAAGATGTTTCCAGCCCGCCTCGTCCAGGAAGCCAAGGCGTCGGTCATTCCCATGCATTTTTCCGGCCAGAACGGTAGACTTTTCCATCTGGTCAGCGGCCCGATGAACATGGCCGAGCGCGACGGGCGTGTGGCCAAATTCGTAGGCAAGGCCTCGCTGACCTTGCGTACCTCGCTGCTCATCCGTGAATTCGCGCGGCTGTCCGGCAAGGCGATCGACGTGCGTGTCGGCAATGTACTCAGCTGGAGCGAACTGGAACCGTTGCGCGACCGCAAAGCGTTGCTCGATCGCTTGTATCGCGGCGTGTTCGACCTGGCGCCAGAGCTGCCGCGTCGGCGCATTCCCTTCCTGCCGGCCCGAACCAAGCTCGCCGCATAA
- a CDS encoding DUF2336 domain-containing protein, whose product MVVVSHFLKWIYTARVSERAAAANALARAYVNSELPFEDRCAAEAALTLLLDDASSKVRLAMAEALSMSHHAPLQIISVLAADQPEVAGVVLARSPLLTDADLINRVAACQKATQKLIADRPLVSMALSAAIAEIGEAEACAVLLANTGADIASLSFRRMAERHGHLPLVREALISDIRLPADCRHMLLIKLGETLKTSPLVMALMGAARADRVMRDACVKASVTLIEGTRQEEHSALIEHLRLRGDLTASFLIRTIAHGKVDFFGSALVALSQQSEPRVRALLAGGHDVALQALFRSAGLAAATHAVILRALKIWREVANGKRVAGVQEVSWLMLKELGGQSAEGDLAALVKSIHLDALRENARGHALAIAAA is encoded by the coding sequence ATGGTTGTTGTTTCGCATTTCCTGAAATGGATCTACACGGCCAGGGTGTCGGAGCGCGCCGCCGCGGCCAATGCGCTGGCCCGGGCCTATGTCAATTCAGAATTGCCATTCGAGGACCGCTGCGCCGCCGAAGCGGCGCTCACGCTGCTGCTCGACGATGCCTCGTCGAAAGTGCGGCTGGCGATGGCGGAAGCGCTCTCGATGAGCCACCACGCGCCGCTGCAGATTATCAGCGTGCTCGCCGCCGACCAGCCGGAAGTCGCCGGTGTCGTGCTGGCGCGCTCGCCGCTGCTTACCGACGCCGATTTGATCAACCGTGTGGCGGCGTGCCAGAAGGCAACGCAGAAACTGATCGCCGACCGGCCTTTAGTCTCGATGGCGCTGTCGGCGGCTATCGCCGAGATCGGCGAGGCGGAGGCCTGCGCCGTGCTTTTGGCCAACACCGGCGCCGACATTGCCTCCCTCAGCTTTCGCCGCATGGCTGAACGCCACGGGCACCTGCCTCTGGTGCGCGAGGCGCTGATATCGGATATCAGGCTGCCTGCCGACTGCCGGCATATGCTGCTCATCAAGCTCGGCGAGACATTGAAGACGTCGCCGCTGGTCATGGCGTTGATGGGCGCGGCGCGAGCCGACCGCGTCATGCGGGACGCCTGCGTCAAGGCCTCGGTGACCCTGATCGAGGGCACGCGCCAGGAAGAACATTCCGCACTGATCGAGCATCTGCGCCTGCGCGGCGATCTGACCGCGAGCTTCCTGATCCGCACCATCGCGCACGGCAAGGTCGATTTCTTCGGCTCGGCGCTGGTCGCGCTCAGCCAGCAGTCCGAGCCAAGGGTGAGGGCGCTGCTGGCCGGCGGGCACGATGTGGCCCTGCAGGCGTTGTTCCGCAGCGCCGGCCTGGCCGCCGCCACGCATGCGGTCATCCTGCGCGCCCTGAAGATCTGGCGTGAGGTCGCCAACGGCAAGCGCGTCGCCGGCGTTCAGGAGGTCAGCTGGCTGATGCTCAAGGAATTGGGTGGGCAATCCGCCGAAGGCGATCTCGCCGCCCTGGTCAAGTCGATCCATCTTGATGCCCTGCGCGAGAACGCACGTGGCCATGCGCTGGCGATCGCCGCAGCTTAG
- the thrS gene encoding threonine--tRNA ligase has translation MLNSVSLTFPDGSVRDYDAAMTGAGLAESISKSLAKKAVAYAIDGTVRDLSDPLGKSGKVEIITREDPRALELIRHDTAHVLAEAVQEIWPGTQVTIGPVIENGFYYDFARNEPFTPDDFPVIEKKMREIIARNKPFTKEVWSRDKAKKVFADKGERYKLELIDAIPEDQDLKIYAQGDWFDLCRGPHMASTGQIGNAFKLMKVAGAYWRGDSNNPMLTRIYGTAWADQAQLEAYQTMLEEAEKRDHRKLGREMDLFHFQEEGPGVVFWHAKGWKMFQNLVNYMRRRLDEQGYQEVNAPQVLDKSLWETSGHWGWYRDAMFKVTVAGDETDDDRVFALKPMNCPGHVQIFKHGLKSYRDLPVKLAEFGNVHRYEPSGALHGLMRVRGFTQDDAHIFCTEEQLASECLRINDLILSTYADFGFDEISVKLSTRPEKRVGTDEAWDHAEAIMGSVLETIRTRSGNRIKTSINPGEGAFYGPKFEYVLKDAIGREWQCGTTQVDFNLPERFGAFYIGSDSEKKQPVMVHRAICGSMERFLGILIENYSGHFPLWFAPLQVVVATITSDADSYANEVVAKLKAAGLLAEADLRNEKINYKVREHSLAKVPVILVCGKREAEEQTVNVRRLGSRDQESLGLAEAIERLTEEAITPDRRRKRAA, from the coding sequence ATGCTGAATTCCGTTTCCCTGACATTTCCCGATGGCTCCGTGCGCGACTACGACGCAGCGATGACCGGCGCCGGCCTTGCCGAATCGATTTCGAAGTCGCTGGCTAAGAAGGCCGTGGCCTATGCCATCGACGGCACCGTGCGCGACCTCAGTGATCCCCTGGGCAAATCCGGCAAGGTCGAGATCATCACCCGCGAAGACCCACGTGCGCTGGAACTCATCCGCCATGACACCGCACACGTGCTGGCGGAAGCCGTTCAGGAGATATGGCCGGGAACGCAGGTGACCATCGGGCCGGTGATCGAGAACGGATTCTATTACGATTTTGCCCGCAACGAGCCGTTCACCCCGGACGATTTCCCGGTGATCGAGAAGAAGATGCGCGAGATCATCGCGCGCAACAAGCCGTTCACCAAGGAGGTCTGGTCGCGCGACAAGGCGAAGAAGGTCTTCGCCGACAAGGGCGAGCGCTACAAGCTCGAACTGATCGACGCCATTCCCGAGGATCAGGATCTCAAGATCTATGCGCAGGGCGACTGGTTCGACCTTTGCCGTGGTCCGCACATGGCCTCGACCGGCCAGATCGGCAACGCCTTCAAGCTGATGAAGGTGGCCGGCGCCTATTGGCGCGGCGATTCCAACAACCCGATGCTGACGCGCATCTATGGCACGGCCTGGGCCGACCAGGCGCAGCTCGAAGCCTACCAGACGATGCTGGAGGAGGCCGAGAAGCGCGACCACCGCAAGCTTGGTCGCGAAATGGACCTGTTCCATTTTCAGGAGGAGGGGCCGGGCGTCGTCTTCTGGCACGCCAAGGGCTGGAAGATGTTCCAGAACCTGGTCAACTACATGCGCCGCCGCCTCGACGAGCAGGGCTATCAGGAGGTCAATGCCCCACAGGTGCTCGACAAGAGCCTGTGGGAGACTTCGGGCCACTGGGGCTGGTACCGCGACGCCATGTTCAAGGTGACGGTCGCCGGCGACGAAACCGACGATGACCGCGTCTTCGCGCTGAAACCTATGAACTGCCCGGGTCACGTGCAGATATTCAAGCATGGGTTGAAGTCTTATCGCGATCTGCCCGTTAAACTTGCTGAATTCGGCAATGTGCATCGCTACGAGCCGTCGGGCGCGCTGCACGGGCTGATGCGCGTGCGCGGCTTCACGCAGGACGATGCACATATCTTCTGCACCGAGGAACAGCTGGCATCCGAGTGCTTGCGCATCAACGACCTGATCCTGTCGACCTATGCCGATTTCGGTTTCGACGAAATCAGCGTCAAGCTGTCGACGCGGCCCGAAAAACGTGTTGGCACGGATGAGGCCTGGGATCATGCCGAGGCGATCATGGGCAGCGTGCTGGAGACGATCAGGACGCGCTCCGGCAACCGCATCAAAACCTCGATCAATCCGGGCGAAGGCGCCTTCTACGGGCCGAAGTTCGAGTATGTGCTGAAGGATGCGATCGGCCGCGAATGGCAGTGCGGCACGACGCAGGTCGACTTCAACCTGCCGGAACGTTTTGGCGCCTTCTACATCGGCTCGGACTCGGAGAAGAAGCAGCCCGTCATGGTGCACCGCGCCATCTGCGGCTCGATGGAGCGTTTCCTCGGCATCCTGATCGAGAACTATTCCGGCCATTTCCCGCTGTGGTTCGCGCCGCTGCAGGTGGTGGTGGCGACGATCACTTCGGACGCCGACAGCTATGCGAACGAGGTCGTGGCGAAGCTGAAAGCCGCCGGGCTGTTGGCGGAAGCCGACCTGCGCAACGAGAAGATCAACTACAAGGTCCGCGAGCACAGCCTGGCCAAGGTGCCGGTCATCCTCGTCTGCGGCAAGCGCGAGGCGGAGGAGCAGACGGTCAATGTCCGTCGGCTCGGTTCGCGCGACCAGGAATCGCTCGGCCTTGCCGAAGCGATCGAACGGCTGACCGAAGAAGCGATCACACCTGATCGCCGGCGCAAGCGCGCCGCTTGA